In a single window of the Streptacidiphilus sp. P02-A3a genome:
- a CDS encoding SRPBCC family protein, with product MAEHTRSSTTIDATPARIMAVIADFAAYPEWTGEVKEVEVLGTGADGRAQQVRLLLDAGAIKDEHVLAYTWDGERQVSWTLVKSQMLRSLDGSYSLAAARSGGTEVTYQLAVDVKIPMLGMIKRKAEKVIIDRALAGLKKRVESVPAASAAAATSATSATSAAADAAEAVDPAGTGAES from the coding sequence ATGGCGGAGCACACCAGGTCGAGCACCACGATCGACGCCACACCGGCCCGGATCATGGCGGTCATCGCGGACTTCGCCGCCTACCCGGAGTGGACCGGGGAGGTCAAGGAGGTCGAGGTGCTGGGGACCGGCGCGGACGGCCGCGCCCAGCAGGTCCGACTGCTGCTCGACGCCGGGGCGATCAAGGACGAGCACGTGCTCGCCTACACCTGGGACGGCGAACGGCAGGTCAGCTGGACGCTGGTGAAGAGCCAGATGCTGCGGTCGCTGGACGGCTCCTACTCGCTGGCCGCCGCCCGCAGCGGCGGCACCGAGGTCACCTACCAGCTGGCCGTGGACGTCAAGATCCCGATGCTGGGCATGATCAAGCGCAAGGCGGAGAAGGTCATCATCGACCGGGCGCTGGCCGGGCTGAAGAAGCGCGTTGAGTCCGTGCCCGCCGCATCTGCCGCCGCCGCGACCTCCGCGACCTCCGCGACCTCCGCCGCCGCCGACGCCGCTGAGGCGGTCGACCCGGCCGGCACCGGCGCCGAGAGCTGA
- a CDS encoding metallophosphoesterase, whose product MRVHVVSDVHGNTEALARAGDGADALLCLGDLVLFLDYADHSRGIFPDLFGEANADRIVALRTARRFREAREFGGALWDGLPVSREEAIEGAVRRQYAEMFAAFPTPTYATYGNVDLPRLWPEFAREGVTVLDGQVVEIGGRSFGFVGGGLPSPMRTPYEVDEEAYAAKIAAVGAVDVLCCHIPPAVPDLTYDTVARRFERGSEAVLDSIHRNRPGLVLFGHVHQPLARRMRIGRSECVNVGHFRSTGRPWVLEW is encoded by the coding sequence ATGAGGGTGCATGTGGTCAGCGACGTACACGGCAACACCGAGGCGCTGGCGCGGGCCGGGGACGGGGCCGACGCCCTGCTGTGCCTGGGCGACCTGGTGCTCTTCCTGGACTACGCGGACCACTCCCGCGGGATCTTCCCCGACCTGTTCGGGGAGGCGAACGCCGACCGGATCGTGGCGCTGCGCACCGCCCGCCGGTTCCGCGAGGCGCGGGAGTTCGGCGGCGCGCTCTGGGACGGCCTCCCGGTCAGCCGGGAGGAGGCGATCGAGGGCGCCGTGCGCCGCCAGTACGCCGAGATGTTCGCGGCCTTCCCCACCCCCACCTACGCCACCTACGGCAACGTGGACCTGCCCCGGCTGTGGCCGGAGTTCGCCCGCGAGGGGGTGACCGTGCTGGACGGCCAGGTGGTGGAGATCGGCGGACGCAGCTTCGGCTTCGTCGGCGGCGGGCTGCCCTCGCCCATGCGCACCCCCTACGAGGTGGACGAGGAGGCCTACGCCGCCAAGATCGCCGCCGTGGGCGCGGTGGACGTGCTCTGCTGCCACATCCCGCCCGCCGTGCCCGACCTCACCTACGACACCGTGGCCCGCCGGTTCGAGCGCGGCAGCGAGGCGGTGCTCGACTCCATCCACCGCAACCGGCCGGGCCTGGTGCTGTTCGGACACGTGCACCAGCCGCTCGCCCGGCGGATGCGGATCGGCCGCAGCGAGTGCGTCAACGTAGGACACTTCCGCTCGACCGGACGGCCATGGGTGCTGGAGTGGTGA
- a CDS encoding ArsA family ATPase, with protein MAAAGPRVVLISGDGGSGRSTVAAAIARRAAGSGQRTLLLAADDPHRTLDRLLGARLGDEPARLPADPHTDPHADPNADLFAARLDPQTAFRDAAERLLTRARTLFDLLGVEALDRDEITALPGAEHLALLDALRTHGTDPGWDTVVVDAPPVPALLAALALPEQLDRYLARLLPEQRQAARALRPVLAAFAGVPMPADWLFEARAWAATELAAIRAVTDAPGTGVRLVVDAAAGPRAAAALRTARAGLALHGRRVESLIVNRLLPDGADPFLATLHKQQQRQLTALRLEWDLPVTELPHLGREPEGPAELAPFLPPEPAVAAAADWPVRDLLGTPEGVLVWRIPLPGADRADLDLVRRGDELALGVGPYRRTVPLPSALRRCTVAGAALRDGVLAVRFAPDPQLWPR; from the coding sequence ATGGCCGCCGCCGGGCCCAGGGTCGTCCTGATCAGCGGGGACGGCGGCAGCGGGCGCAGCACGGTCGCCGCCGCCATCGCGCGCCGGGCGGCCGGGAGCGGGCAGCGGACGCTGCTGCTGGCCGCCGACGACCCGCACCGCACCCTCGACCGGCTGCTCGGCGCCAGGCTCGGCGACGAGCCCGCACGACTGCCCGCCGACCCGCACACCGACCCGCACGCCGACCCGAACGCCGACCTCTTCGCCGCCCGGCTCGACCCGCAGACCGCCTTCCGCGACGCGGCCGAACGCCTGCTGACCCGGGCCCGGACGCTGTTCGACCTGCTCGGTGTGGAAGCACTGGACCGCGACGAGATCACCGCTCTCCCCGGCGCCGAGCACCTGGCCCTGCTGGACGCCCTGCGCACCCACGGCACCGACCCCGGCTGGGACACCGTGGTCGTCGACGCGCCCCCCGTCCCGGCCCTGCTCGCCGCGCTCGCGCTGCCCGAGCAACTCGACCGCTACCTGGCCCGGCTGCTCCCCGAGCAGCGGCAGGCCGCCCGGGCGCTGCGCCCGGTGCTGGCCGCCTTCGCCGGGGTGCCGATGCCCGCCGACTGGCTGTTCGAGGCGCGGGCCTGGGCGGCGACCGAACTCGCCGCGATCCGCGCGGTCACCGACGCGCCCGGCACCGGCGTCCGGCTGGTCGTCGACGCCGCCGCCGGACCACGGGCCGCCGCCGCGCTGCGGACCGCCCGCGCCGGGCTCGCGCTGCACGGCCGCCGGGTGGAGTCGCTGATCGTCAACCGGCTGCTGCCGGACGGCGCCGACCCGTTCCTGGCCACGCTGCACAAGCAGCAGCAGCGGCAACTCACCGCGCTGCGGCTGGAATGGGACCTCCCGGTCACCGAACTGCCGCACCTGGGCCGGGAACCGGAGGGCCCGGCCGAGCTGGCGCCGTTCCTGCCGCCGGAACCCGCCGTCGCCGCCGCCGCCGACTGGCCGGTGCGGGACCTGCTGGGCACCCCCGAGGGCGTCCTGGTGTGGCGGATCCCGCTGCCCGGCGCCGACCGGGCCGACCTCGACCTGGTGCGCCGGGGCGACGAGTTGGCGCTCGGCGTCGGCCCCTACCGGCGGACCGTGCCGCTGCCCT